In Coregonus clupeaformis isolate EN_2021a chromosome 7, ASM2061545v1, whole genome shotgun sequence, one genomic interval encodes:
- the rnf32 gene encoding RING finger protein 32 isoform X1: protein MRKGLNSKVTSGKLAITSVALQDHITRNLLLQNLSLCDPVKTRWCGRASSETHCKRNHGTVKQKGPQQHDGREEKEYVLDPAAPPLTLAQKLGLVQSPARKLTVDEWSQVKSRSIHEGDSKQPCVICREEFRLQTQVLLSCSHVFHRACLQAFERFSGRKCCPMCRKEQYETRVIHDGARLFKERCAIRIQACWRAYVVRKWYRHLRKTVPPKDKQLRQRFFETKLQELNDSFVQYCHTDVEAFLNDIDQSMSSSRRVFHQFEREHVSEPQEDDWQKIQEKVIQRDTRDCPICLTALCSPRLGTEAGRTLTQHHSNRRTVLLSCSHLFHQSCLEAFEAFCVEGRPKCPLCRSPYHKILV from the exons ATGCGGAAG GGCTTGAACTCAAAAGTAACCAGTGGTAAGTTAGCAATCACCTCAGTTGCTCTTCAAGACCATATCACACGAAACTTACTGCTTCAGAATTTGTCACTGTGTGACCCTGTGAAGACAAGATGGTGCGGAAGAGCTTCCTCTGAAACACACTGCAAAAGAAACCATGGAACTGTGAAACAGAAAGGGCCCCAGCAACACGATGGACGAGAGGAGAAAGAGTATGTGCTTGACCCAGCAGCTCCACCACTGACATTAG CCCAGAAATTGGGTTTGGTGCAGTCCCCGGCCAGGAAACTGACGGTAGATGAATGGAGTCAGGTCAAGTCAAGGTCTATTCATGAGGGGGACTCCAAGCAGCCCTGTGTGATCTGCAGGGAGGAGTTTCGCTTACAGACTCAG GTTTTGCTCTCCTGCTCCCACGTGTTTCACAGAGCCTGTCTGCAGGCCTTTGAGAGGTTTTCAGGTAGGAAGTGCTGTCCTATGTGCAGGAAGGAGCAGTATGAGACCAGAGTGATCCACGATGGAGCTCGCCTCTTTAAAGAGAGGTGTGCCATCAG AATTCAAGCGTGTTGGAGAGCCTATGTTGTTCGGAAGTGGTACAGACATCTGAGGAAAACAGTTCCCCCAAAAGACAAACAGCTACGACAAAGATTCTTTGAGACGAAG TTGCAGGAGTTGAATGACAGCTTTGTCCAATACTGCCACACAGACGTGGAGGCTTTCCTGAACGATATCGACCAGTCGATGTCATCGAGCAGAAGAGTGTTCCATCAGTTTGAGAGAGAGCACGTCTCGGAGCCGCAGGAGGACGACTGGCAGAAAATACAGGAAAAG GTCATCCAGAGAGATACACGGGACTGTCCCATCTGTCTCACCGCTCTGTGCAGCCCCAGACTAGGGACCGAGGCAGGGAGGACACTCACCCAGCACCACAGCAACAGACGCACTGTGCTCCTGTCCTGCTCACACCTCTTCCACCAGTCCTGCCTGGAAGCCTTCGAAGCTTTCTGTGTGGAGGGCCGACCTAAATGTCCTCTATGCAGGTCTCCCTACCACAAAATACTGGTCTGA
- the rnf32 gene encoding RING finger protein 32 isoform X2, which yields MRKGLNSKVTSGKLAITSVALQDHITRNLLLQNLSLCDPVKTRWCGRASSETHCKRNHGTVKQKGPQQHDGREEKEYVLDPAAPPLTLAQKLGLVQSPARKLTVDEWSQVKSRSIHEGDSKQPCVICREEFRLQTQVLLSCSHVFHRACLQAFERFSGRKCCPMCRKEQYETRVIHDGARLFKERCAIRIQACWRAYVVRKWYRHLRKTVPPKDKQLRQRFFETKTWRLS from the exons ATGCGGAAG GGCTTGAACTCAAAAGTAACCAGTGGTAAGTTAGCAATCACCTCAGTTGCTCTTCAAGACCATATCACACGAAACTTACTGCTTCAGAATTTGTCACTGTGTGACCCTGTGAAGACAAGATGGTGCGGAAGAGCTTCCTCTGAAACACACTGCAAAAGAAACCATGGAACTGTGAAACAGAAAGGGCCCCAGCAACACGATGGACGAGAGGAGAAAGAGTATGTGCTTGACCCAGCAGCTCCACCACTGACATTAG CCCAGAAATTGGGTTTGGTGCAGTCCCCGGCCAGGAAACTGACGGTAGATGAATGGAGTCAGGTCAAGTCAAGGTCTATTCATGAGGGGGACTCCAAGCAGCCCTGTGTGATCTGCAGGGAGGAGTTTCGCTTACAGACTCAG GTTTTGCTCTCCTGCTCCCACGTGTTTCACAGAGCCTGTCTGCAGGCCTTTGAGAGGTTTTCAGGTAGGAAGTGCTGTCCTATGTGCAGGAAGGAGCAGTATGAGACCAGAGTGATCCACGATGGAGCTCGCCTCTTTAAAGAGAGGTGTGCCATCAG AATTCAAGCGTGTTGGAGAGCCTATGTTGTTCGGAAGTGGTACAGACATCTGAGGAAAACAGTTCCCCCAAAAGACAAACAGCTACGACAAAGATTCTTTGAGACGAAG ACGTGGAGGCTTTCCTGA